A stretch of Gemmatimonas aurantiaca T-27 DNA encodes these proteins:
- a CDS encoding SusD/RagB family nutrient-binding outer membrane lipoprotein, with protein sequence MTALKKFALPIGLTLIAASCQDLDVVNPNRPDAARATAQALTTETFVASSFRTWWPVAGHDDYPAWAFSTMAREITSGFADFGQLEMSAEPRIGWNNSPVNVRRLVNEQPWYQLYRTISSVNDVVSAVNNGLVIENATRTARAKAMGKLMQGLSYGHVAFYFDKGPIIDEFTQLDTMTTPQFTEYKDIAPFAIKQLDSAIAIANANPTMTFPVESWLFQAMTKDQFVRFANSYAARILVYNARSRAERAAVNWAEVIRRVDAGIIADYTPTAQPDILWDDWKRLVARLRTAGRPSDFGRPSYWLIGPADSSDGWRNWVATANDARQPFQMRTKDRRIQGAGGPATPGKYAGYNLNNIFAADRGSYRWSHYYFLRAGTNVTWQTGPQVAMTVAEMDLLKAEALIRLGRAAEAVPLINKSRVANGQLPPVTLDGPPNEPGCVPRKEAGGCGSLWDALRYEKGIEGMGVNGVIAFLDARGWQTLPENTPVQLPIPGRELQTLRLPLYTFGGPGGQSSAPARDPERCPATGLARCP encoded by the coding sequence ATGACAGCACTCAAGAAGTTCGCACTGCCAATCGGTCTTACCCTCATCGCAGCGTCCTGTCAGGACCTCGATGTGGTGAACCCGAATCGGCCTGATGCCGCCCGTGCCACCGCACAGGCGCTCACCACCGAGACCTTTGTGGCCTCGTCGTTCCGTACGTGGTGGCCGGTGGCTGGCCATGACGACTATCCGGCATGGGCGTTCAGCACGATGGCCCGCGAAATCACGTCGGGATTTGCCGACTTCGGTCAGCTCGAAATGTCGGCGGAGCCACGCATCGGCTGGAACAACAGCCCGGTGAATGTGCGCCGACTGGTCAACGAACAGCCGTGGTACCAGCTCTATCGCACGATCTCATCGGTGAACGACGTGGTCAGCGCCGTGAACAACGGACTGGTGATCGAGAACGCGACGCGCACCGCGCGTGCCAAGGCGATGGGCAAGCTGATGCAGGGCCTGTCGTACGGTCACGTGGCCTTTTATTTCGACAAGGGGCCCATCATCGACGAGTTCACCCAGCTCGATACGATGACGACGCCGCAGTTCACCGAGTACAAGGACATCGCGCCGTTTGCCATCAAGCAGCTCGATTCTGCCATTGCGATCGCCAACGCGAATCCCACCATGACGTTCCCGGTGGAGTCGTGGCTGTTCCAGGCGATGACCAAGGACCAGTTCGTGCGCTTCGCCAACTCGTATGCGGCACGCATTCTGGTGTACAACGCGCGCTCGCGTGCGGAGCGCGCAGCGGTGAACTGGGCGGAAGTGATCCGTCGCGTGGACGCTGGCATCATCGCGGACTACACGCCGACGGCCCAGCCGGACATCCTGTGGGATGACTGGAAGCGCCTGGTGGCACGTCTTCGCACCGCGGGCCGTCCGTCCGACTTCGGTCGCCCGAGCTACTGGCTCATCGGCCCCGCCGACTCCTCGGATGGCTGGAGGAACTGGGTGGCGACGGCCAACGATGCGCGTCAGCCGTTCCAGATGCGCACGAAGGACCGCCGCATTCAGGGCGCGGGGGGACCGGCCACGCCGGGCAAGTATGCCGGCTACAACTTGAACAACATCTTTGCCGCCGACCGTGGTAGCTATCGCTGGTCGCACTACTACTTCCTGCGTGCCGGTACCAATGTGACGTGGCAGACCGGCCCGCAGGTCGCGATGACAGTGGCAGAGATGGATCTGCTCAAGGCCGAGGCGCTCATCCGACTGGGTCGTGCTGCAGAAGCTGTGCCGCTCATCAACAAGTCGCGTGTGGCCAACGGCCAGTTGCCGCCGGTCACGCTCGATGGGCCGCCGAATGAACCCGGCTGCGTACCGCGCAAGGAAGCCGGTGGCTGCGGCAGCCTGTGGGATGCTCTGCGTTACGAGAAGGGCATCGAAGGCATGGGTGTGAACGGTGTCATCGCATTCCTCGATGCCCGTGGCTGGCAGACGTTGCCAGAGAACACACCGGTGCAACTGCCGATTCCGGGCCGTGAGCTGCAGACGCTGCGTCTTCCGCTCTACACCTTTGGCGGCCCCGGTGGTCAGTCCAGCGCACCGGCACGTGATCCGGAGCGTTGCCCGGCGACAGGCTTGGCGCGATGCCCGTAA
- a CDS encoding DinB family protein, which produces MPIPRPASTEFAPWAQTYIDSTDSILSSEGYDNVATLLERQPQKLRELLTGAPADIGGFAYAPDKWTLGESLLHVADTERVFAYRLLRVARADTTPLPGFDQDAWVPESRSARRPLDSILAELESVRAATLALVHSLDATALTRVGVASNHAVSATALIWMITGHMAHHHGITRDRYLAAR; this is translated from the coding sequence ATGCCAATCCCCCGTCCAGCCAGCACCGAATTTGCCCCTTGGGCGCAGACGTATATCGATTCAACTGATTCGATACTGTCTTCTGAAGGATACGATAATGTCGCTACATTACTGGAGCGACAGCCTCAGAAATTGCGGGAACTGCTGACCGGGGCACCGGCCGATATCGGTGGGTTTGCCTATGCTCCCGACAAATGGACGTTGGGCGAATCCCTGCTGCACGTGGCCGACACGGAGCGAGTCTTTGCCTACCGCTTGCTCCGCGTCGCCCGCGCGGACACCACGCCACTCCCCGGTTTCGACCAGGATGCCTGGGTGCCGGAAAGCCGATCCGCGCGGCGACCGCTCGACAGCATTCTGGCGGAACTGGAGTCGGTGCGGGCCGCCACGCTGGCGCTCGTGCATTCACTCGATGCCACGGCGCTGACGCGGGTGGGGGTCGCTTCCAACCATGCGGTCTCGGCCACCGCGCTCATCTGGATGATCACCGGCCATATGGCGCACCATCACGGGATCACTCGCGACCGGTATCTGGCCGCGCGCTGA
- the tkt gene encoding transketolase, with the protein MSVPAASPETVRLAIDTVRTLAMDAVQAAESGHPGTPMALAPLAYALYAKHLRHDPAAPDWADRDRFVLSVGHASMLLYGTLHLAGYDLSLEEIKHFRQWDSLTPGHPEVHHTKGVETTTGPLGQGVANAVGFAVAEAHLAATFNREGHAIVDHYTYFIAGDGCLMEGISHEAASFAGHMQLGKLIGFFDDNGITIDGSTSLTCSDDAAKRFESYGWQVLHIADVNDLAAIDAAIAEAKADTQRPSMIITKTHIGFGSPNRQDTAKAHGEPLGKDEITLTKQAYAWPGTEPFFVPDAALAHWREAAAARGATHADWKQTWSAYEAAHPELATELSRRLEGKLPASLDAAFPTFDAKSGNVASRAASGVVVNAIAPVLPELIGGSADLSGSNLTTVKGAPLFSGANPAGRNFPFGIREHAMGAIMNGMGLHGGVIPYGGTFLVFSDYMRPAIRLAALMGVQAIYVFTHDSIGLGEDGPTHQPVEHLAALRCIPNLLVLRPADADEVNEAWRTALHHRSGPSAIVLTRQKLSYFGEPARARTGVPQGAYVVADAAGRAPNVVLLASGSEVEIAIAAREKLSGEGIHARVVSCASLELFAQQPVEYRNHVLPAGVPRVAVEAAHPMPWYRWVGDTGAIVGIERFGASAPYQVLYEKFGITVDNVVRTAKSVLS; encoded by the coding sequence TTGTCCGTTCCTGCCGCATCGCCCGAGACCGTGCGTCTGGCGATCGACACCGTCCGCACACTGGCCATGGACGCTGTCCAGGCGGCCGAGTCCGGGCACCCCGGCACACCGATGGCGCTGGCGCCGTTGGCGTATGCGCTCTATGCAAAACATCTGCGGCACGATCCGGCCGCACCGGATTGGGCTGACCGTGACCGCTTTGTCTTGTCAGTGGGTCACGCATCGATGCTGCTGTACGGCACGCTGCACCTGGCCGGCTACGATCTCTCGCTCGAAGAGATCAAGCACTTCCGTCAGTGGGACAGCCTGACGCCGGGACACCCCGAAGTGCACCACACCAAGGGTGTGGAAACCACCACCGGTCCGCTCGGACAGGGTGTGGCCAATGCCGTTGGATTTGCCGTCGCGGAAGCACATCTCGCGGCCACGTTCAATCGTGAAGGCCATGCGATCGTCGATCACTACACGTACTTCATCGCCGGCGATGGCTGCCTCATGGAAGGCATCTCGCACGAAGCGGCGAGCTTCGCGGGCCACATGCAGCTCGGCAAGCTGATCGGCTTTTTCGATGACAACGGCATCACGATCGATGGCAGCACGTCACTGACCTGCAGTGATGATGCCGCCAAGCGCTTCGAATCGTATGGCTGGCAGGTGCTGCACATCGCCGACGTGAACGATCTTGCGGCCATCGATGCGGCGATCGCGGAAGCGAAGGCCGACACGCAGCGTCCGTCGATGATCATCACGAAGACGCACATCGGTTTTGGTTCACCGAATCGTCAGGACACCGCCAAGGCTCACGGCGAACCGCTCGGCAAGGACGAAATCACGCTCACCAAGCAGGCGTACGCCTGGCCGGGCACCGAGCCGTTTTTTGTGCCCGATGCCGCGCTCGCACATTGGCGTGAAGCCGCTGCTGCGCGTGGCGCCACACATGCCGACTGGAAGCAGACGTGGAGCGCGTATGAAGCCGCGCACCCGGAACTGGCCACCGAACTCTCGCGTCGTCTCGAGGGCAAGCTGCCCGCATCACTCGATGCGGCGTTCCCCACCTTCGACGCGAAGAGCGGCAATGTGGCCAGCCGCGCGGCGAGTGGTGTGGTGGTGAATGCCATCGCGCCGGTGCTGCCGGAGCTCATCGGCGGCAGCGCCGACCTGTCGGGTTCCAACCTCACGACCGTGAAGGGTGCGCCGCTGTTCTCGGGCGCGAATCCGGCCGGCCGCAATTTCCCGTTCGGCATTCGCGAGCACGCGATGGGCGCGATCATGAACGGTATGGGCCTGCACGGCGGTGTCATTCCGTACGGCGGTACGTTCCTCGTGTTCAGCGACTACATGCGTCCGGCCATTCGCCTGGCCGCGCTGATGGGTGTGCAGGCCATCTACGTGTTCACGCATGATTCGATCGGTCTGGGCGAAGACGGCCCGACGCACCAGCCGGTTGAGCATCTCGCCGCGTTGCGCTGCATTCCGAATCTGCTCGTGCTGCGCCCGGCCGATGCCGACGAAGTGAACGAAGCCTGGCGCACCGCGTTGCATCATCGCAGCGGCCCGTCGGCCATCGTGCTCACGCGTCAGAAGCTGTCGTACTTCGGCGAACCGGCGCGCGCCAGGACCGGTGTGCCGCAGGGTGCATATGTGGTGGCCGATGCCGCCGGTCGCGCACCGAACGTGGTGCTGCTGGCCAGTGGTTCCGAAGTGGAGATCGCCATTGCCGCGCGCGAGAAGCTGTCGGGCGAAGGCATTCATGCACGCGTGGTGAGCTGTGCCAGCCTCGAGCTGTTCGCGCAGCAGCCGGTGGAGTACCGCAATCATGTGCTGCCGGCCGGTGTGCCGCGCGTGGCCGTGGAAGCCGCGCATCCGATGCCGTGGTATCGCTGGGTCGGTGATACCGGTGCCATTGTCGGTATCGAGCGCTTCGGCGCCAGCGCACCGTATCAGGTGCTGTACGAGAAGTTTGGCATCACGGTCGACAACGTGGTGCGTACGGCCAAGTCGGTGCTCTCCTAA